In Camelus dromedarius isolate mCamDro1 chromosome 24, mCamDro1.pat, whole genome shotgun sequence, one genomic interval encodes:
- the NME4 gene encoding nucleoside diphosphate kinase, mitochondrial isoform X1: MGRLSARAALRGLLCGVRAPGPKLLARPSSGGPSWTRERTLVAVKPDGVQRRLVGDVIQRFERRGFKLVGMKMLQASESVLAEHYHDLQRKPFYPALISYMSSGPVVAMVWEGPNVVCTSRAMIGHTNSAEAAPGTIRGDFSIHISRNVIHASDSVEGAQREIQLWFESSELVDWADEGHRSSTYPA, translated from the exons ATGGGCCGCCTCTCTGCCCGCGCTGCGCTGCGGGGGCTGCTGTGCGGCGTGCGGGCCCCAGGCCCCAAGCTGCTCGCGCGCCCCAGCTCGG GAGGACCCTCCTGGACCCGGGAGCGGACCCTGGTTGCGGTGAAGCCAGATGGGGTGCAGCGGCGCCTCGTCGGAGATGTGATCCAGCGCTTTGAGAGGAGGGGCTTCAAGCTGGTGGGGATGAAAATGCTGCAG GCATCAGAGAGTGTCCTTGCTGAGCACTACCACGACCTGCAGAGGAAGCCCTTCTACCCTGCCCTCATCAGCTACATGAGCTCCGGCCCAGTGGTGGCCATG GTCTGGGAAGGCCCCAATGTGGTCTGCACTTCGAGGGCCATGATAGGACATACTAACTCAGCTGAGGCTGCCCCCGGCACCATTCGGGGAGACTTCAGCATCCACATCAGCAG GAATGTCATCCATGCCAGTGACTCTGTGGAGGGGGCCCAGAGGGAGATCCAGCTGTGGTTCGAGAGCAGTGAGCTGGTGGACTGGGCAGACGAAGGCCACCGCAGCAGCACCTACCCAGCCTGA
- the NME4 gene encoding nucleoside diphosphate kinase, mitochondrial isoform X2 — protein MGRLSARAALRGLLCGVRAPGPKLLARPSSGGPSWTRERTLVAVKPDGVQRRLVGDVIQRFERRGFKLVGMKMLQVWEGPNVVCTSRAMIGHTNSAEAAPGTIRGDFSIHISRNVIHASDSVEGAQREIQLWFESSELVDWADEGHRSSTYPA, from the exons ATGGGCCGCCTCTCTGCCCGCGCTGCGCTGCGGGGGCTGCTGTGCGGCGTGCGGGCCCCAGGCCCCAAGCTGCTCGCGCGCCCCAGCTCGG GAGGACCCTCCTGGACCCGGGAGCGGACCCTGGTTGCGGTGAAGCCAGATGGGGTGCAGCGGCGCCTCGTCGGAGATGTGATCCAGCGCTTTGAGAGGAGGGGCTTCAAGCTGGTGGGGATGAAAATGCTGCAG GTCTGGGAAGGCCCCAATGTGGTCTGCACTTCGAGGGCCATGATAGGACATACTAACTCAGCTGAGGCTGCCCCCGGCACCATTCGGGGAGACTTCAGCATCCACATCAGCAG GAATGTCATCCATGCCAGTGACTCTGTGGAGGGGGCCCAGAGGGAGATCCAGCTGTGGTTCGAGAGCAGTGAGCTGGTGGACTGGGCAGACGAAGGCCACCGCAGCAGCACCTACCCAGCCTGA